One window of Vicia villosa cultivar HV-30 ecotype Madison, WI unplaced genomic scaffold, Vvil1.0 ctg.000893F_1_1, whole genome shotgun sequence genomic DNA carries:
- the LOC131632008 gene encoding protein MAIN-LIKE 1-like, producing MRTLGPDGRPITRRRRRDEAGPSNPPQEPAQPPPEPPQPAGYPGGPSDLSLLVRYQDHVARRLWYGQERGPKKELKVAGHGTKLQDRVPQMLLPEIEVIVSGSGLASLQRTSLTKIDVNLVSAFVERWHVETSSFHMPFGEMTITLDDVASLLHLPIGGMFWYPHEHVTEEMVVDLGCEFLGVDRDVMAEHVRSCRGAYYSLQWLYDRFKEYRAAGSWAFATRAYLMMLCWIHEYFPTLGRKGENGCLSDNQGLPRAMRWSYRQGAIKVDEYRPILDQLTPTDVIWRPFEDHRRRRAFNELSMYRGFLVWGDLHVPYLPDRCLRQFGYRQYIPPAPPADTLSNDEIAVEWIAYYQSVADVVRGTEPVGYPHETVDGYLQWYLRQVEAKEEDVAYADLFEVLRIAHEH from the exons ATGCGTACATTAGGACCAGACGGGAGGCCTATTACCCGCCGCCGCCGCCGCGATGAAGCTGGTCCCTCTAACCCACCACAAGAGCCAGCACAGCCACCACCAGAGCCACCACAGCCAGCTGGATATCCTGGTGGACCATCAGATCTATCTTTACTTGTCCGATACCAAGACCATGTTGCTCGCCGTTTATGGTACGGACAG gaaagagGTCCTAAAAAGGAGCTTAAAGTCGCTGGACATGGGACGAAGCTCCAGGACAGAGTGCCTCAGATGCTCCTACCAGAGATTGAGGTTATCGTGAGTGGGTCAGGTCTGGCTTCTCTTCAGAGAACTAGCCTGACCAAGATAGACGTTAACCTCGTCTCAGCATTTGTGGAGAGATGGCATGTTGAGACAtcgtcatttcacatgccatttggTGAGATGACGATTACATTAGATGATGTTGCCAGCCTGCTGCATTTGCCTATCGGGGGTATGTTCTGGTATCCTCATGAGCATGTCACAGAGGAGATGGTTGTTGATCTTGGCTGCGAGTTTTTGGGAGTGGATAGGGATGTCATGGCTGAGCATGTGCGTTCATGCAGGGGAGCTTATTATTCGCTGCAGTGGTTGTATGACAGATTCAAGGAGTATCGTGCTGCTGGTAGCTGGGCTTTTGCGACCAGGGCATATCTGATGATGTTG TGTTGGATACATGAGTACTTTCCTACATTGGGAAGGAAAGGAGAAAACGGGTGCCTATCTGACAATCAAGGGCTTCCGCGGGCGATGAGATGGTCCTACAGGCAAGGAGCCATTAAAGTGGATGAGTATAGACCGATATTGGACCAGCTGACACCGACAGACGTCATATGGCGTCCATTCGAGGATCATAGACGTCGTCGTGCTTTTAACGAGCTATCTATGTACAGAGGTTTTCTTGTTTGGGGTGATTTACATGTGCCATACTTACCTGACAGGTGTCTTCGTCAGTTTGGTTATCGCCAGTATATTCCGCCTGCACCTCCTGCTGATACGCTCAGCAATGATGAGATTGCTGTGGAGTGGATTGCCTATTACCAGAGCGTGGCAGATGTGGTTAGAGGTACCGAGCCAGTAGGATACCCTCATGAGACAGTTGATGGGTATTTACAGTGGTATCTCCGGCAGGTAGAGGCAAAGGAGGAGGATGTAGCGTATGCTGATTTATTTGAGGTGTTACGCATCGCCCATGAGCATtga
- the LOC131632009 gene encoding uncharacterized protein LOC131632009, translating to MDATYKTNKYRQPLFEIVGMTSTELTFAVAFAYMECEQTESYCWVLDKLKQLFVKKDVVPQVILTDRDIALMKAIEVVFPTTHNLLCRFHINKNVGMKCKEYVMKDMQETIGTLWKDVVWASNEVEYGVRLQYLEQACFACSDFLDYVKNTWLIPHRQRFVGAWINRVLHFGNTTTNRVESAHWKLKQMIGNNLGDMVKVWEAMNSNLKIQIGNIRASFQKKFYEVEHAHISLFYDNLRGSVSSATLRRIAEELLRLDYVLNSREICGCTMRTSYGLPCACEMGILIVVGIPLQIESVHLQWRILSMEGDLPLDEEAGSEVDMSNAIDKLWRRFKSLDVVGKRALKSRVCEIAYPTTTSLCPPPEKIKTKGGVKRKGKKPVRYDVYRDPSGFEYADQASQSSQKQSQASQTSRKQSQSKKHSQSKNQDFTLQFPCHIRPYITEIVNVEADGNCGFRAIASFHGYSEDGWAMVRRDLDMELREKKDLYERLFGPILSKVRNGLLIDNVGFQPPEKWLSLPEMGYLIANRYNVILVHLGNPCLTFFPMTTTFSPSAPTYCIGLVNKNNWIRVNMKEGFPLPPVMLDWMKFRDQAATSWMLGFAGRLQHWQHLTPMLPSSVNLD from the exons ATGGACGCCACTTATAAGACCAACAAATATAGACAACCTCTGTTTGAAATAGTTGGCATGACATCGACTGAGTTGACATTTGCGGTTGCATTTGCTTATATGGAGTGTGAGCAGACAGAGAGTTATTGTTGGGTCTTGGATAAGCTGAAGcaattgtttgtgaagaaagatgTGGTTCCACAAGTGATTTTGACGGATAGAGATATTGCTTTGATGAAAGCAATTGAAGTTGTTTTTCCTACGACGCATAACTTGCTATGTCGTTTTCACATTAACAAAAATGTTGGGATGAAATGCAAGGAATATGTGATGAAAGACATGCAAGAGACGATAGGCACACTGTGGAAAGATGTTGTATGGGCTAGTAATGAGGTTGAGTATGGTGTACGGTTGCAATATCTTGAGCAAGCATGCTTTGCTTGTAGTGACTTCCTCGATTACGTGAAGAACACTTGGTTGATCCCACATAGGCAAAGATTTGTAGGCGCATGGATTAATCGAGTGCTTCATTTTGGTAACACCACGACTAATCG GGTTGAATCTGCACATTGGAAGCTAAAGCAGATGATAGGGAACAACCTTGGTGACATGGTCAAAGTttgggaagctatgaattctAACCTAAAAATACAAATAGGTAACATTCGTGCTTcgtttcaaaaaaaattttatgAGGTTGAGCACGCACACATTAGTCTATTTTATGATAATTTGCGTGGTTCAGTATCGAGTGCAACTTTGAGACGAATTGCAGAAGAGTTATTGAGGCTTGATTATGTGTTAAATAGTAGGGAAATCTGTGGTTGTACTATGAGAACAAGTTATGGGCTACCTTGTGCTTGTGAGATGGGAATATTGATTGTTGTTGGAATCCCATTACAAATAGAAAGTGTTCATCTTCAATGGAGGATACTATCTatggaaggtgacttgcctttagATGAGGAAGCTGGTTCGGAGGTGGATATGAGTAATGCAATTGATAAATTGTGGAGAAGGTTTAAATCACTAGATGTTGTTGGAAAAAGAGCATTGAAAAGTAGGGTTTGTGAAATTGCATATCCCACAACAACTTCATTGTGTCCACCTCCtgagaaaataaaaactaaaggcGGAGTGAAGAGGAAAGGGAAGAAACCAGTTAGGTATGATGTTTATAGGGATCCTTCAGGTTTTGAGTATGCTGATCAGGCGTCTCAATCTTCACAAAAACAATCGCAAGCATCACAAACTTCCAGGAAGCAATCACAGTCAAAGAAGCACTCACAATCAAAGAACCAAGATTTCACTCTTCAGTTTCCTTGTCATATTAGGCCATATATTACCGAGATTGTTAATGTTGAAGCAGATGGTAATTGTGGATTTAGAGCCATTGCATCATTTCATGGGTATAGTGAGGATGGTTGGGCAATGGTTCGTCGTGACTTGGACATGGAATTAAGAGAAAAGAAGGACTTATATGAGAGATTGTTCGGTCCAATTTTATCCAAAGTGAGAAATGGATTGTTGATAGATAATGTTGGTTTTCAACCACCAGAGAAATGGTTGTCACTACCAGAGATGGGCTATTTGATAGCAAATCGGTATAACGTCATTCTTGTGCATTTAGGTAACCCTTGCTTGACTTTTTTTCCCATGACAACAACATTTTCTCCAAGTGCTCCTACATATTGCATTGGCCTTGTCAACAAGAATAATTGGATTCGG GTTAATATGAAAGAAGGCTTCCCACTGCCACCCGTCATGTTAGATTGGATGAAGTTTCGTGATCAAGCGGCGACATCTTGGATGTTAGGATTTGCTGGACGTCTTCAACATTGGCAACATCTTACGCCTATGTTACCATCAAGTGTTAATTTAGATTAA